From the genome of Chelonia mydas isolate rCheMyd1 chromosome 2, rCheMyd1.pri.v2, whole genome shotgun sequence, one region includes:
- the ACBD5 gene encoding acyl-CoA-binding domain-containing protein 5 isoform X7, which translates to MILESMPMTEKVEELLQVIGPFYEIVEDKKNRASGLTSVRLEKVSKYLEDLGNVMTSTPNSKAVNGKAESSDSGAESEEEEGPEEEEEEKEIQQSEKDYKNVKQDSAAAKDLESIVTNGCYKDNFIPEMQNGIQTKSALNGLNVEEEIKKVEQSLELTGKTNNSVHQGANEDSVEEVSGIQHLTSDSDSEVFCDSMEQFGQEEPLEMITSAKGPLQHSSHSLEVDHSPLLENAGFHEHAHLPSENFRVEDITEAAVEGKGEVKCGGEDGKSSDGGPDKEKKGGEKVDFHGVRRGRGHRMQPLGDGAQGGQMGSGGDGERWGSDRAPRGSLNEQIAVVLMRLQEDMQNVLQRLNTLEALTASQARSVMLQSNVQPASSAKGPSWWPFDISPGTLAFAVVWPFVAQWLVHVYFQRRRRKLI; encoded by the exons ATTCTTGAGAGTATGCCAATGACGGAGAAAGTTGAAGAATTACTACAAGTGATAGGCCCATTCTATGAAATAGTAGAGGATAAAAAGAACAGAGCATCTGGCCTAACATCAG TCCGACTGGAGAAAGTCTCTAAATATTTAGAAG ACCTTGGTAATGTTATGACTTCCACACCAAATTCAAAGGCTGTGAATGGTAAAGCTGAGAGCAGTGACAGTGGAGCAGAATCAGAAGAGGAAGAGGGTcctgaagaggaagaagaggaaaaagaaatacaacAAAGTGAAAAAG ACTATAAGAATGTAAAGCAGGACTCAGCAGCAGCTAAGGATTTGGAAAGTATTGTCACTAATGGCTGTTATAAGGACAACTTTATTCCAGAAATGCAGAATGGCATCCAGACTAAATCTGCCCTGAATGGCTTAaatgtggaggaagaaataaagaaAGTGGAGCAAAGCCTAGAACTAACGGGAAAAACTAATAACAGTGTTCACCAAG GTGCAAATGAAGACAGTGTTGAAGAGGTCTCAGGAATTCAGCACTTGACGAGTGATTCAGATAGTGAAgttttctgtgattctatggaaCAATTTGGACAagaagag CCCTTGGAAATGATTACATCAGCCAAAGGACCTTTACAGCATTCATCCCATTCCTTGGAAGTAGATCACAGTCCTCTATTGGAAAATGCTGGTTTTCATGAGCATGCTCACCTGCCCTCTGAGAATTTTAGAGTTGAGGATATAACAGAGGCAGCAGTTGAAGGAAAAGGTGAAGTCAAGTGTGGGGGAGAAGATGGCAAAAGCAGTGATGGAGGCCCTGACAAAGAGAAGAAAGGTGGAGAAAAGGTGGATTTCCATGGAGTCAGAAGAGGGAGAG GGCATAGGATGCAGCCTCTGGGTGATGGTGCTCAAGGTGGACAGATGGGCAGTGGAGGGGATGGAGAACGCTGGGGGTCAGACAGGGCACCGAGGGGCAGCCTCAACGAACAAATTGCAGTAGTGCTCATGAGGTTACAAGAAGACATGCAGAACGTCCTTCAGAGACTGAATACACTGGAGGCACTGACAGCCTCCCAG GCAAGATCTGTGATGCTACAGTCAAATGTACAACCTGCCTCATCTGCTAAG GGACCATCATGGTGGCCCTTTGATATTTCTCCCGGCACTTTAGCCTTTGCTGTTGTATGGCCCTTTGTTGCCCAGTGGTTGGTGCATGTATACTTTCAAAGAAGGCGAAG AAAACTGATCTGA
- the ACBD5 gene encoding acyl-CoA-binding domain-containing protein 5 isoform X8 — MILESMPMTEKVEELLQVIGPFYEIVEDKKNRASGLTSDLGNVMTSTPNSKAVNGKAESSDSGAESEEEEGPEEEEEEKEIQQSEKDYKNVKQDSAAAKDLESIVTNGCYKDNFIPEMQNGIQTKSALNGLNVEEEIKKVEQSLELTGKTNNSVHQGANEDSVEEVSGIQHLTSDSDSEVFCDSMEQFGQEEPLEMITSAKGPLQHSSHSLEVDHSPLLENAGFHEHAHLPSENFRVEDITEAAVEGKGEVKCGGEDGKSSDGGPDKEKKGGEKVDFHGVRRGRGHRMQPLGDGAQGGQMGSGGDGERWGSDRAPRGSLNEQIAVVLMRLQEDMQNVLQRLNTLEALTASQARSVMLQSNVQPASSAKGPSWWPFDISPGTLAFAVVWPFVAQWLVHVYFQRRRRKLI; from the exons ATTCTTGAGAGTATGCCAATGACGGAGAAAGTTGAAGAATTACTACAAGTGATAGGCCCATTCTATGAAATAGTAGAGGATAAAAAGAACAGAGCATCTGGCCTAACATCAG ACCTTGGTAATGTTATGACTTCCACACCAAATTCAAAGGCTGTGAATGGTAAAGCTGAGAGCAGTGACAGTGGAGCAGAATCAGAAGAGGAAGAGGGTcctgaagaggaagaagaggaaaaagaaatacaacAAAGTGAAAAAG ACTATAAGAATGTAAAGCAGGACTCAGCAGCAGCTAAGGATTTGGAAAGTATTGTCACTAATGGCTGTTATAAGGACAACTTTATTCCAGAAATGCAGAATGGCATCCAGACTAAATCTGCCCTGAATGGCTTAaatgtggaggaagaaataaagaaAGTGGAGCAAAGCCTAGAACTAACGGGAAAAACTAATAACAGTGTTCACCAAG GTGCAAATGAAGACAGTGTTGAAGAGGTCTCAGGAATTCAGCACTTGACGAGTGATTCAGATAGTGAAgttttctgtgattctatggaaCAATTTGGACAagaagag CCCTTGGAAATGATTACATCAGCCAAAGGACCTTTACAGCATTCATCCCATTCCTTGGAAGTAGATCACAGTCCTCTATTGGAAAATGCTGGTTTTCATGAGCATGCTCACCTGCCCTCTGAGAATTTTAGAGTTGAGGATATAACAGAGGCAGCAGTTGAAGGAAAAGGTGAAGTCAAGTGTGGGGGAGAAGATGGCAAAAGCAGTGATGGAGGCCCTGACAAAGAGAAGAAAGGTGGAGAAAAGGTGGATTTCCATGGAGTCAGAAGAGGGAGAG GGCATAGGATGCAGCCTCTGGGTGATGGTGCTCAAGGTGGACAGATGGGCAGTGGAGGGGATGGAGAACGCTGGGGGTCAGACAGGGCACCGAGGGGCAGCCTCAACGAACAAATTGCAGTAGTGCTCATGAGGTTACAAGAAGACATGCAGAACGTCCTTCAGAGACTGAATACACTGGAGGCACTGACAGCCTCCCAG GCAAGATCTGTGATGCTACAGTCAAATGTACAACCTGCCTCATCTGCTAAG GGACCATCATGGTGGCCCTTTGATATTTCTCCCGGCACTTTAGCCTTTGCTGTTGTATGGCCCTTTGTTGCCCAGTGGTTGGTGCATGTATACTTTCAAAGAAGGCGAAG AAAACTGATCTGA
- the ACBD5 gene encoding acyl-CoA-binding domain-containing protein 5 isoform X5 gives MPKEEAMIAYVEEMKKILESMPMTEKVEELLQVIGPFYEIVEDKKNRASGLTSVRLEKVSKYLEDLGNVMTSTPNSKAVNGKAESSDSGAESEEEEGPEEEEEEKEIQQSEKDYKNVKQDSAAAKDLESIVTNGCYKDNFIPEMQNGIQTKSALNGLNVEEEIKKVEQSLELTGKTNNSVHQGANEDSVEEVSGIQHLTSDSDSEVFCDSMEQFGQEEPLEMITSAKGPLQHSSHSLEVDHSPLLENAGFHEHAHLPSENFRVEDITEAAVEGKGEVKCGGEDGKSSDGGPDKEKKGGEKVDFHGVRRGRGHRMQPLGDGAQGGQMGSGGDGERWGSDRAPRGSLNEQIAVVLMRLQEDMQNVLQRLNTLEALTASQARSVMLQSNVQPASSAKGPSWWPFDISPGTLAFAVVWPFVAQWLVHVYFQRRRRKLI, from the exons ATTCTTGAGAGTATGCCAATGACGGAGAAAGTTGAAGAATTACTACAAGTGATAGGCCCATTCTATGAAATAGTAGAGGATAAAAAGAACAGAGCATCTGGCCTAACATCAG TCCGACTGGAGAAAGTCTCTAAATATTTAGAAG ACCTTGGTAATGTTATGACTTCCACACCAAATTCAAAGGCTGTGAATGGTAAAGCTGAGAGCAGTGACAGTGGAGCAGAATCAGAAGAGGAAGAGGGTcctgaagaggaagaagaggaaaaagaaatacaacAAAGTGAAAAAG ACTATAAGAATGTAAAGCAGGACTCAGCAGCAGCTAAGGATTTGGAAAGTATTGTCACTAATGGCTGTTATAAGGACAACTTTATTCCAGAAATGCAGAATGGCATCCAGACTAAATCTGCCCTGAATGGCTTAaatgtggaggaagaaataaagaaAGTGGAGCAAAGCCTAGAACTAACGGGAAAAACTAATAACAGTGTTCACCAAG GTGCAAATGAAGACAGTGTTGAAGAGGTCTCAGGAATTCAGCACTTGACGAGTGATTCAGATAGTGAAgttttctgtgattctatggaaCAATTTGGACAagaagag CCCTTGGAAATGATTACATCAGCCAAAGGACCTTTACAGCATTCATCCCATTCCTTGGAAGTAGATCACAGTCCTCTATTGGAAAATGCTGGTTTTCATGAGCATGCTCACCTGCCCTCTGAGAATTTTAGAGTTGAGGATATAACAGAGGCAGCAGTTGAAGGAAAAGGTGAAGTCAAGTGTGGGGGAGAAGATGGCAAAAGCAGTGATGGAGGCCCTGACAAAGAGAAGAAAGGTGGAGAAAAGGTGGATTTCCATGGAGTCAGAAGAGGGAGAG GGCATAGGATGCAGCCTCTGGGTGATGGTGCTCAAGGTGGACAGATGGGCAGTGGAGGGGATGGAGAACGCTGGGGGTCAGACAGGGCACCGAGGGGCAGCCTCAACGAACAAATTGCAGTAGTGCTCATGAGGTTACAAGAAGACATGCAGAACGTCCTTCAGAGACTGAATACACTGGAGGCACTGACAGCCTCCCAG GCAAGATCTGTGATGCTACAGTCAAATGTACAACCTGCCTCATCTGCTAAG GGACCATCATGGTGGCCCTTTGATATTTCTCCCGGCACTTTAGCCTTTGCTGTTGTATGGCCCTTTGTTGCCCAGTGGTTGGTGCATGTATACTTTCAAAGAAGGCGAAG AAAACTGATCTGA
- the ACBD5 gene encoding acyl-CoA-binding domain-containing protein 5 isoform X6, producing the protein MKRTHLYAPLRSRTWYHCTTVRPCQREEYLSLWEFVQIPTIDIAAPIQAPTVDLGNVMTSTPNSKAVNGKAESSDSGAESEEEEGPEEEEEEKEIQQSEKDYKNVKQDSAAAKDLESIVTNGCYKDNFIPEMQNGIQTKSALNGLNVEEEIKKVEQSLELTGKTNNSVHQGANEDSVEEVSGIQHLTSDSDSEVFCDSMEQFGQEEPLEMITSAKGPLQHSSHSLEVDHSPLLENAGFHEHAHLPSENFRVEDITEAAVEGKGEVKCGGEDGKSSDGGPDKEKKGGEKVDFHGVRRGRGHRMQPLGDGAQGGQMGSGGDGERWGSDRAPRGSLNEQIAVVLMRLQEDMQNVLQRLNTLEALTASQARSVMLQSNVQPASSAKGPSWWPFDISPGTLAFAVVWPFVAQWLVHVYFQRRRRKLI; encoded by the exons ATGAAGCGCACTCACCTTTATGCTCCCCTTAGAAGCAGAACATGGTACCACTGTACTACCGTTCGGCCCTGTCAACGTGAAGAGTACTTGTCTTTGTGGGAATTTGTCCAGATTCCAACCATTGACATAGCTGCACCAATACAAGCTCCTACTGTAG ACCTTGGTAATGTTATGACTTCCACACCAAATTCAAAGGCTGTGAATGGTAAAGCTGAGAGCAGTGACAGTGGAGCAGAATCAGAAGAGGAAGAGGGTcctgaagaggaagaagaggaaaaagaaatacaacAAAGTGAAAAAG ACTATAAGAATGTAAAGCAGGACTCAGCAGCAGCTAAGGATTTGGAAAGTATTGTCACTAATGGCTGTTATAAGGACAACTTTATTCCAGAAATGCAGAATGGCATCCAGACTAAATCTGCCCTGAATGGCTTAaatgtggaggaagaaataaagaaAGTGGAGCAAAGCCTAGAACTAACGGGAAAAACTAATAACAGTGTTCACCAAG GTGCAAATGAAGACAGTGTTGAAGAGGTCTCAGGAATTCAGCACTTGACGAGTGATTCAGATAGTGAAgttttctgtgattctatggaaCAATTTGGACAagaagag CCCTTGGAAATGATTACATCAGCCAAAGGACCTTTACAGCATTCATCCCATTCCTTGGAAGTAGATCACAGTCCTCTATTGGAAAATGCTGGTTTTCATGAGCATGCTCACCTGCCCTCTGAGAATTTTAGAGTTGAGGATATAACAGAGGCAGCAGTTGAAGGAAAAGGTGAAGTCAAGTGTGGGGGAGAAGATGGCAAAAGCAGTGATGGAGGCCCTGACAAAGAGAAGAAAGGTGGAGAAAAGGTGGATTTCCATGGAGTCAGAAGAGGGAGAG GGCATAGGATGCAGCCTCTGGGTGATGGTGCTCAAGGTGGACAGATGGGCAGTGGAGGGGATGGAGAACGCTGGGGGTCAGACAGGGCACCGAGGGGCAGCCTCAACGAACAAATTGCAGTAGTGCTCATGAGGTTACAAGAAGACATGCAGAACGTCCTTCAGAGACTGAATACACTGGAGGCACTGACAGCCTCCCAG GCAAGATCTGTGATGCTACAGTCAAATGTACAACCTGCCTCATCTGCTAAG GGACCATCATGGTGGCCCTTTGATATTTCTCCCGGCACTTTAGCCTTTGCTGTTGTATGGCCCTTTGTTGCCCAGTGGTTGGTGCATGTATACTTTCAAAGAAGGCGAAG AAAACTGATCTGA